The DNA segment GTCATATTATTGATCACAGTCTTCATATTGGAACTGATGAGTTTATTAACATGGTGGTATGGTACGCTAGGTCTCTGTATGGGTATCAAATTAACCCTGACACACCTCCTCTATTCGTGAATTCAGATAATAACTGCAGCATTTTGGCGTAACCAGGTAGAGGCGGGAGGGCTGTCGCCGGTACCCTCACGGGCTTTACCGACCAAAGTGAAGCAGTGATGAAGTACCGACAACTGACCCAAACACAACGATACCAGGTTTCGGCCCTGCGTGTGGCCGGCAAAAGCCAACGACAGATCGCAGCAATGCTTGGCTGCCACAACAGCACGATCAGCCTCGAGTTGCGACGGAACAGCATTCGAGGCTACGAGCCCGAGAGGGCTCAACATCAGGCAAACACCCGGCGTAGAACCGCCTTCAAGCGTCACAAACGGGTGCAGTGGCTGACGGACTGGGTAACTGAACGACTGAAGGAGCATTGGAGTCCGGAACAGATTGCAGGCTTTATGCGCCGCAAGAACATTCCAGTGCAAGTCAGTCACCAGTGGGTCTATGACTTGATCCATCGGGATCGTCTCCTGGGTGGTCGCCTCTGGAGCTTCTGTCGGCACCGGAATAACCGTGGTCGAAAACGCAGAGCGAAGGAAGCGGGCCTTGGTAAAATCCCGAATCGGGTCGGAATAGATTGCCGCCCCAAAGAGATTGAGCATCGTGCCGCGCTTGGCCACTGGGAAAACGACACAGTACTCCAGGGCCACAAACAATCCGGCTTGGTGACGCTGAGTGGTTACCTACTCGCAGGTCGCCTGAAGCGGTTTACGGCCAACCAGACAACGCGCACTGTGATCAGCGTCGTCTGAATGTCCGCTTTGCGACCTCAGCGTGCCTTGTTTCCGAGTAGCGGACCGGGAAAACGACCGTTTTCTGAAAAAAGGTCTGCTTTTATCAGAAAACGGTCGTTTTCTGAGCGCTAATTTTGCACTCTTAAAAACTAACTTTTCTTGTAGTTTTTTGATAAACAATTGCGTCTAAAAATCTACGACTAGAAAACGGTAGGGCAGCTTGGCAGTCGGCACACTACCTGTAGCGACGAAAAAGTTACTTTAAGAAAGCTTATGCCTGTAAAAACTGACCGTGAAGGGTGGGTGTCGCCAGTAGCGGTCAAATTTGACCGAAGAGCGCAGGGATTGGGAGGCAAAAAGTGGTAGCCGGCAGGGCGAAAGCAATTGGTGTGCGCGCACACAGAATGCGGTGAATGGAGAATCGGCAGTTGGAAGCGGGGCATGGCGCGGTCAAATTTGACCGTCACCCTAGTTGGAAGTTATGTATAAAGGCCAATGTTCTATATATGTCGGCACGAATATGTATAGAAAATTGAGAAAAGTATACAGGCGTGACCACGCGTGCTTGGCCGATTTTGCTCATCAGAAAGGCTCCGAGTATGCCGCAGAGATAAAAGGAGAGGGCGAAAACAAAATCCGTAATAATGTTCTTTTAACGGATTTTTGGTCAAAGAGCGGTAATAACGTAGACCACGGTTGGGGTTTTATCTTGCAGAGTCACAAACAAAGCTTATTAACCAATGCATTTCGGATATTCAAACTCGGTAACGTCTCCAATATTGGCTCGATTTGCCTTTAGGTTATGATTCGTGTTCCAAGAGTGCAATCAGCGTCCTAAGCCAATCAATCCCATCGCGAGTTTCTAAACACTCCGCAGGAGTTTTATGACCGGGCCTAGAAAAGGGCTACGCAACCAACCAACTCGGATAGCTTTCGGTTGTGAGACGGTAGTACGCCAGATTAAGTACTTTGCGTGGAAATTAAGTACTTTGTGTTGAAAAATTAAGTACTTTGTGTGGTCGTCCATGTTGAAAAATTAAGTACTTTGTGTGGTTAGATGACCACACAAAGTACTTATTTTCTGGGACTACAAATCAATAACTTAGGGTCATAATTCCACGCAAAGTACTAAAGAAACTTAATGTAAATTCTAGTATACGGGGTCCGGTTAAATTTCCACACAAAGTACTGAATTCGTCGGCTAGATTCAGAAACAGGCGGTAACGGTCTTTGTGGAAACGAAACTAATTTAACTCTACTTGGATACAGTTTCCTTTCCTGGGTAGTCCATTGCCACATTGGGACTCAGAATAGGATAACTGCATTACTTGGGATGGAAGCAACGGCAGATGACAGGATTCGAACCTGTGACCACTGCCTTCGGAGGGCGGTAATCTTAAACGGTGAGATGAGATTTTAGTCGGCATAAATTTTGTTTTTCAACAGCTTATGGCCGCTGGGCTAAAAAGTTTAAAACCTCTTTAAAACCGATATTTACACGTTTTGCGCCACTTGTGGGCACACGATTGTCCGGTTTCTGGTGTCGAGCTTTGCCCAATTTGAGTTCTGCCTAAATCAATACTTCTCGATGAATTTGCCGAAATGCAGGGCTCAGCGACTCTAAAAATTGTCTGGTCTCAAGTATCGCATTTTCGCCGAGGGTTCTGGCCACTGATTCCAGGCGCAGCCTGCTACTCATTCCACGCGAAAGCTGCCATCCCGGCAGGCTGCCTGACTCACCCCATCGAAGCCGTTCGGCACGGAATAACTTAACGGTACTCTGAGTCTTTTCATCCGGAGGAGACCAAATGTCTGCGGAGCGGTTATCCAAGCGCAAGATCAAAGCAGTTCTTCGCCTGAAATGGGAGCGAGGGCTGAGCAACCGACAGATTGCGGCGCCAGTCGTCCCACGGTAAGCGAGTATCTTCGGCGTTTAGCCGAGGCCGGTCTGAGCTGGCCATTGCCGGAAGATATGGGTGAGCCTCGCCTAGAGCTGCTTTTGTTCCCGCCTAAGTCAACAGTGACAGTTTTAAACGGTTGGAAGAAGGCCGCAACTTGGTTTTGTCCTATTCAAGGTTGGCTAACACGGAGAGTCAACGCTTCCAAGCCGCGCTTGAATCAGCCGACCGTGTGCATCATTTTGAGCCCTCAAATCAGCAATGCGCACTAGTTTGGCCCGCCATATAGCATGCAAACCCCTTTATTTTCAGCTAACTCTATAAAAGTAAGCCAGTAATTTATTTGGCATGCATCGTGCATTCTTTCTTATCAGGACTAATTTATTCATAAGCTGCAAGTTTTTGGTCCATGCCCGAAAAATCTCTCCCGTCGTTAAGTCAAAACGATGGTCTGTATGGTTTTTCAGGATATGAGTTGATTCTCTGAATATCACTGAGTTATTCAATTTACGAGCTAGAGGGTTACAACATGAAGTTTACAAATAGAATCAGCTGCAAACTCAAGCTTGGCGCTTTTTTAGGTGCTGTCAGTCTTTTAACGTCCGGGTTAACGCATGCTGCCAAGGAAATTGAGGTGGGGGTTCTTTTCTCTCAGACAGGTGGCCTATCAATCGTAGAGAAGTCTCTTGCCAGTGCGACTCTTATGGCTATTGAAGAAATAAACGCGAAAGGCGGTGTAAACGGAATGGTGATCAAGCCACTAGTTGAGGACGGCGCTAGTGATCCAAAGACGTTTAACGAGAAGGTGAGCAAGCTGGTGATTCGTGACAAGGTAGCCACGATTTTTGGCGGTTACACCTCGGCGAGCAGAAAAGCGATGCTACCAGTGGTCGAAAAACGCAATAGTTTGTTGTTTTACCCTACTTTTTATGAAGGGTTTGAATGCTCAAAAAATGTAGTCTACACCGGCGCTGCTCCCAACCAGCAGCTAAACAATTATATTCCGTGGCTAGTCAAAAATTTGGGGAAGAAAAAATTCTTCATTGTTGGTTCTAATTATCTGTATCCCAAAGAAATGGCAAAAGTTGCCAAAACGTTAATTGAAGAGAACGGTGCCGAATGGGTGGGCGACGAATATCTAGCTCTCGGGCATTCTGAGTGGAGCTCCATGGTCAAAAAGATTAAAGATAGCGGTGCTGACATTGTACTTTCCAATGTCGTTGGTGGTTCGATAATTTCGTTTTATCGTGAATATGCCAACCAGGGCATCTCGCAAAAGGATATTCCGATTGCTTCAACCGTAACATCCGAAATCGAAGTGGCGGCTATGGGCGGCAAGTTTGCTGCGGGTAGTTACACATCGTTTCCTTACTTTCAGGCGGTCGATACCGAAGCCAACAAAGCATTCATCGAGCGCTACCGCGCTTATACCAAGGATGAAACTGCAGTCACGCACCATGCGATGGAGTCGGCATATTCAGGAGTTTATCTCTGGGCCAAAGCCGTTTCTAAAGCAGATGGTATTAAACCAAATGAAATAATGGAAGCGACTAAAGGCGTAAGTTTTGACGCTGCCAGTGGAACAATGACAGTCAGTGCGGATAATCTCCACACATCAATGACACCGCGTATTGTGCAATGGAATGAGGATGCTCGGGGCACAATCGTTGACGAATTCAGCGCTCCAGTAATTCCACTTCCATATGCAGCTTACGGCGAAACTGCTGGCAATCTGTTTTGTAGCGAATCTGGTTTGGATAGCTCCAAATTGTAAAGAGGATCCAGGAAGACATGCGTTTAAAAAGACGCATGTCATTTTTTCAGGGGATTAAAATGTTGGATACGATTTTAATTGGTCTAAGTCTCGGATCAATACTGTTGTTGGTCGCTCTTGGGCTGTCCATTATCTACGGCTCGATGGGCGTTATTAATATGGCTCATGGTGAGTTAGTGATGATCGGGGCGTACTCTACTGTATTGGCTCAGATCCATATGGGATTAAGTCTTTTCGCGGCCATACCCCTTGCATTTGTTGTCTGTTTCGCCCTTGGTCTGCTGATAGAAAAGTTCGTGGTTCGCAGGCTTTACGGTCGACTGTTCGATACGCTACTCGCAACTTGGGGTGTTGCAATACTTTTGCAACAAGCCATTCGGCTTGAATTCGGACTGTCTTTTTTCGGCATTCATATAGCTGGTCTTGGGCCAGGCTTGCAGTCAGTCAAGGTTCCAGATTTGTTGTCTGAACCCATTTTTATTGGTGAGTTTTTGATTCAGCCATATCGCGCATTTATTATTATTATTTCCATTCTTCTGGCTGTCATTACGTGGTTACTGATGTACAAAACCAGGATGGGCCAGCAGATTCGAGCAATTATGCGAAACAAGGATATGGCCGCTGCATGCGGTATCAATGTCAGAAAAGTGAACGCATTGACTTTTGCCTATGGCGCAGGATTGGCTGGAGTTGCTGGAGTCATGATGTCCGGGTTCAAAACAGTGATGCCCGATATGGGCAGTTCACTGGTGGTCGATGGTTTTCTTGTTGTTGTGGTAGGTGGGGTTGGTAGCCTTGTCGGGACTATCGTTGCGTCAGGTCTTCTTGGGCAGGTCAACGGCATCTTCGCCGCACTGAGTAACGATATTATTGCGCGAGCAATTGTTTTCGGAGTCGTTATAGCAATTATCATCTGGCGCCCTCAGGGGCTGCTTAACTACAAGGGGCGATAATGTTGAAACACGATCATTTGAGGATTGCTGCTTACGCTATTTTTATTGTGACTGTTTTGTCGCTACCGGTTTTTTTCGATGAATTCTGGCTGAATAGGGCGTCCAAATATTTGGTTTACGGCATGCTAGGTATTGCAATTTCGTTGTGCTGGGGTTATGCGGGCATTCTCAACCTGGGTCAAGGTCTATTCTTTGGTGCTGGTGCCTACATGCTGGGTATGTCATTGAAATTGGCAAGTCCAACTAGCTTGCAGCAGGGAGGCGCAGGTCCTGTCCCGGACTTTATGTTGTGGAACGCTGAACCTGGCGCTGTCACCGACCTATGCTGTATCAACAGTGGTTCCTATCTGTGGCTTCCGTTTCAGTCGCAAGCATTTGGTTTTATTATGGCTATTGTGTTGCCCGTATTGCTGGCCTTCATCTTGGGTTCCGTCATGTTTCGCAAGGGAGTGTCAGGTGTCTTCATCTCTATTATCACACTTGCCTTGGTACTCTTGGTGCGGCTCCTGGTTGTTGATGCTCAGGCACTTACCGGTGGCTTCAATGGCTTAACGGATTTGGGAGGGTTGACTTTTGGAGGTTACGAATTTGATCCATACAGTGTCGCCACATATTACTTGGCTGCCGTATCACTCATTTTGATCCTGCTAGGTACCCGTCTTTTAGTCAACTCGCGGGCGGGTCTTGTGATGCAGGGTATCCGTGATGACGAGAATCGTGCCAAATACTTAGGATTTGACGCTGCAGCTTATCAGACATTTTTCTTTTGCGTGTCAGCTGCTATTTCCGGTTTTGCTGGCCTTTTATACGTCGTTACCTCTGAATTCGTATCGCCTACATTCATGGATCTGGCTTTCAGTATTTCGATGGTTATTTGGGCTGCGGTAGGTGGGCGTGGCTCGCTGCTCGGTGCCTGTATCGGAGCGATCGTTATCAATATGCTGGGGGCGACGATTAGTGAAAGCGAAGTATTTGTCGAATCTTGGCAGGCTATTGTTGGGTTGTTTTTTGTGTTGGTAGTTCTGTTTATGCCTAACGGCATGGCAGGTGTCGTCCATGGATGGTGCCGACGTTTGACTACGAAATCTTCTAAATCAGAGATTGGAGGGCAGCTTCAATGACTGAAAGTAACTATGATTTGGTAATTGATGGTGTTGGGGTTAACTTCAGTGGTTTTCAGGCCGTAAGTAATTTCAGTATGGTCGTAAAGCAGGGCGAAATGCGGGTGTTGCTAGGCGCAAATGGTGCCGGAAAGACTACGCTTATGGATATGATATGCGGAAAAACAGAGTCTACCGAAGGGCGCATTTTTATTGGCGATACTGAAATTACCAATAAGCCTCCACATACCATTGCCCGTATGGGTGTGGGTCGAAAATTTCAGATTCCAAGTGTGTTCAAGAAACTGACGGTTCGGCAAAACCTATCGGTTGCTGCGATGAAGAACACATCGGTATTTGCAAATTTGGGAAGCCTCAAGCGATGCATTCATCTCGATAAGCTTGAAGAAACTCTGGAGCTGATTAATTTAACTCGGCGGGCTGACGAATTAGCCGGAAATCTTTCTCATGGCGAGACTCAGTGGTTGGAACTTGGGCTGCTAGTTATCCTTAATCCGAAAATAATTTTGCTCGACGAACCAACTGCGGGCATGACGGCCGATGAAACGCTAAAGACCTCCCGTATCGTGAATGACCTCAAAGGGAGGCACACTATTGTTGCTGTAGAGCACGATATGGCGTTTGTACGTGAGATTGCAGACAAAATAACTGTTATGCATCAGGGAAAGTTCCTCGCAGAAGGACGAATCGGCGATATCGAGAAGAGTCAGGCAGTGAAAGATGCGTACCTGGGTAGTGGAGGAATTGCCTGATGCTTGAGCTTCATTCGATAAACAGCTATTACGGCGGCAGTCATATACTTCATGATATCAATCTCAAGATTAAAAAAGGGGCAATCTTTTCTGTTCTGGGTCGTAACGGGGTAGGTAAGAGCACGTTGCTGAAAACCCTCGTTGGCCTAACCAGTTCAACGGAAGGCAAGTTATTACTCAACGACGAGGATTTAAGTAGACAACCAACTTTTGCCAGGGCGCGTGCCGGGATAGGTTACGTCCCGCAGGGCCGAGAAATCATTCCGGATTTCTCAGTGCGAGAGAATATTCTAATGGGATGCTTTGCTGATCCGAAAAGTAAACCTGTGATTCCAGACCTGGTGTCCGAACTGTTTCCATATTTAATGGAAAATCTGGGCCGAGCAGGGGGACTGTTATCTGGCGGGCAGCAACAACAGCTAGCGATTGCAAGAGCTATAGCTACTAATCCACAAATTTTACTTCTAGACGAACCTACTGAAGGTATTCAACCCAATATTGTTGAACAAATCGAAGAGTGTATCTTGACCCTGAACAAGGAACTTGGCTTGACGATCATACTTGTAGAGCAGAATGTTCGTTTTGCACAACGCGTTTCTGATCAATTTTTAATACTCGATAACGGCCGAGTGGTAGCAGCAGGTATGGGTAAAACGCTCACTGATGAGTTAGTTCAAAAACATCTGACAATCTGAATCGGCCCAAAGGTGCTAATAATGTTAGTAATAAGTAATATCGTTGGTAGCGCCAATGACATTGAATTGTCCGAGCGTCTACACCAGCTCAGCCACCATGGAGTCATTGAAACTATCCGTATTTCTGCGGCGGACACTTCTCGAAGCCGACAGCGCGTAACAACAGACCACGGTACCAGTTGTGGTATCGCTTTACCCCGCCAGGTAAAACTCTACAACGGAGCAGTGCTGCATATTGATGAAGAGCGCGCTGTCGTATTGCGTGTTAATGAAGAGCATTGGTTGCGCTTAAGCCCGACTAGTAATAGCTGTGCACTCGTTCTGGGCTACAACGCTGGTAACCTTCACTGGCGAGTTCGATTCGATGGCACGGATCTTTTGGTGGCGCTGGAAGGGCCGGCCCAAAATTATCTGGATCGAATACTGCCTCTGATCGAAAGTGGCGAGGTGAAAGTGGAGCTTCCAGATGGTATTTAGGAACAATGAGTCAGCACTCGACTCTATGGAGAAAGAGCAAGCTTTGTTGCTGAGTACCTTGAGTTTGCTTCAATTTGGAGATAGTCAGTTTCCTTCTGGCAGCTTTGCTTTTTCTGGCGGACTGGAGGCGCTATTCAATGATCAAAAAATACGAACTCCCGCTGAAGTGATGGACTTTATTTCGGCACAGCTTCAACAGCGCTGGGACAGCCTTGATCGTGTGGCGCTGTGTCGCTGTTATCGTCTTGGGGATGATTTGGATGCAATTTCAGCGATCGACCACGAAGTTGATGCAATGACGCTAGCTGCAGGGCTCCGTGTCGGTTCTTGTCGCAATGGTGCAGCATTATTGAGCACTCACGCGCGGCTAGAAACCCGTAACAGCGCTGAATACAGGCGCCGAATTCAAAGCGGCCAAAGCCCCGGCCATATCGCAGTAATACAGGGACTGTTGTGGGCGCATTGTGGGCTCAGTGAAATTCAGTCACAAGCAGCATCTGCACATGCTATCTGCTCTGATTTACTGGGCGCAGCTATGCGATTGGGCAAGCTTGGGCATTTGCACGCTCAGCTCATTCGGCAACAGCTTACGCCGGTTATTGCCACGCTGCTGGAAGTCCCAGTATCTGATCACACTGAAATGCACAGCTATTTACCTGCGACAGAAATTGCAGCGATGCGACATGAAAGCAGTAAGTTACGGCTATTTTCGAACTGAATCAAAAACACGAACGGAGCTATCTACAGGGGATTGCGATGTACTTGACGCCGACAGAACTGGAACGACTAACTATCTACACTGCCGCCAAACTTTCCCAGGAGCGTCGGGAGAGAGGGTTGAAATTGAGTTACCCAGAAGCTACCGCAATTATAGCCAATGAGATTCTTGAAGGGGCTAGAGATGGACGTTCCGTGGCTGATCTTATCAGTCATGGTAGCACAATCCTGAACACAGATGATGTTCAACTTGGCGTGAGCCAAATGATGAACATGCTACAGGTCGAGGGAGTGTTTCCAGACGGTACCAAACTAGTCACAGTTCACGATCCTATCAGGCCGGGTAAAGAGGCCATTCCTGAGAATAGTGTTTTCCCAGGTGAGCTATTCCCTGCAGAGGGGAGGATCGAGATAAATGCCGGTCGCAAAACAATAACCATGAGCGCACTGAACACCGCTGACAGACCTATACAAATTGGCAGTCACTATCACTTTTTTGAAGCCAATAAGGCACTGCAGTTTGACCGAGAGAGTGCCTTTGGTATGAGGCTGGATATCCCTGCTGGAACGGCAGTACGCTTTGAACCTGGCCAAGATAAAGAGGTTACGCTGTGTGAGTTCGGAGGAAATAAGGAGATTTACGGTCTCAACAACCTCACAAATGGCAAGATCAGTGATAAATCAGTACGCGTAGCTGCTTTGAAAAAAGCAAAAGATAACAGTTTTTTAGGAGCATAAACCATGGCCACGATGTCTCGAAGAGAGTACGCAGAAATGTACGGCCCTACTACTGGCGACGGCATCCGCCTCGGCGATACGAGCCTGATAGCTGAAGTGGAACATGATTTCACAGTATATGGCGATGAGTGTCTTCACGGTGGAGGCAAGACTCTACGGGATGGCATGGGCATGACTTCGGGTCTCAATAGCGAGGATGGCACTCTCGATATGCTCATTTGCAATGCACTGGTGATAGATCCGGTGGTTGGTATCGTCAAAGGGGATATTGGTATCAAGGACGGCAAAATTGTCGCCATTGGTAAAGCTGGCAACCCTGCTGTGATGGATGGCGTCGACCCTAGACTATTGGTTGGCCAGGCAACAGCGGTTCGTGATGCGGAAGGGCTGATTGCAACTCCTGGTGGTATTGACGTCCACGTACATTTCGACAGTGCGCAAATATGCGATCATGCTATAGCCTCAGGCATTACCACCTTGTTTGGCGGATCGCTGGGACCGATTACCGTTGGAATCGACTGTGGTGGCGTTTTCAACGTGGGTAAAATGTTGCAGGCTGCAGAAGCGTTTCCGGTCAATTTTGGGTTTTTAGGTCGAGGTAACTCGTGCAAACCACGTGCATTGTATGACCAGATCGAAGGCGGCTGTGTTGGCTTGAAAATTCATGAAGATTGGGGTGCGACGCCGGCTACGATCGATACCTGCTTGACTGTTGCAGACGAACTGGATTTTCAGGTTCAGCTGCACACCGATACCCTGAACGAAAGTGGCTTCGTAGAGAATACGCTGGCTGCGATCAAGGGCAGAACTATTCATATGTACCATACTGAGGGTGCAGGTGGTGGACATGCGCCTGATATTATTTCCGTAGTCCAGCACACGAACTGCCTGCCGTCATCGACCAACCCCACTAATCCGTTCACGGTCAATACCTTCGATGAACATCTGGACATGACCATGGTCTGTCATCACCTGAACCCTGCCATTCCTGAGGATGTGGCTTTTGCCGAAAGTCGGATCCGCGCCCAGACCATAGCCGCTGAAGATGTTCTCCACGACATTGGAGCTATTTCCATGCTGGGTTCCGACAGCCAGGGTATGGGTCGTATCAACGAAGTCATTACTCGGACATGGCAGCTGGCGAGTAAGATGAAGGATCAGCGCGGGCGTCTGGAAACTGAAACCTCACGCATTGGTGATAATGAAAGAATCAAGCGCTACATCGCCAAGTACACCATTAACGCCGCAAAGAGTTTTGGAGTCGATGCACATGTCGGGTCGCTTGAACCGGGAAAAATGGCAGATGTGGTGTTATGGAAGCCGGCAATGTTCGGGGTTAAGCCGGAGCTGATTGTTAAAGGAGGTTTTATTGCTTTCGGCGCAATGGGAGATAGCGCTGCGTCTCTGATGACCTGTGAACCAATCATGTTGCGCCCTCAGTGGGGAGCTTTCGGTATTGCCAGCCAAAACTTGAGTGCAAATTTCGTTAACCCACTGGCGATCGAAAAAGGCTTGGCAGAAAAACTCAATCTTAAAAAAAAGCTGCTGCCTGCGACCGGCACACGCAATCTGCAGAAAAGCGATATGTTGCAT comes from the Marinobacter psychrophilus genome and includes:
- a CDS encoding IS30 family transposase, producing MKYRQLTQTQRYQVSALRVAGKSQRQIAAMLGCHNSTISLELRRNSIRGYEPERAQHQANTRRRTAFKRHKRVQWLTDWVTERLKEHWSPEQIAGFMRRKNIPVQVSHQWVYDLIHRDRLLGGRLWSFCRHRNNRGRKRRAKEAGLGKIPNRVGIDCRPKEIEHRAALGHWENDTVLQGHKQSGLVTLSGYLLAGRLKRFTANQTTRTVISVV
- a CDS encoding transporter substrate-binding domain-containing protein, whose translation is MKFTNRISCKLKLGAFLGAVSLLTSGLTHAAKEIEVGVLFSQTGGLSIVEKSLASATLMAIEEINAKGGVNGMVIKPLVEDGASDPKTFNEKVSKLVIRDKVATIFGGYTSASRKAMLPVVEKRNSLLFYPTFYEGFECSKNVVYTGAAPNQQLNNYIPWLVKNLGKKKFFIVGSNYLYPKEMAKVAKTLIEENGAEWVGDEYLALGHSEWSSMVKKIKDSGADIVLSNVVGGSIISFYREYANQGISQKDIPIASTVTSEIEVAAMGGKFAAGSYTSFPYFQAVDTEANKAFIERYRAYTKDETAVTHHAMESAYSGVYLWAKAVSKADGIKPNEIMEATKGVSFDAASGTMTVSADNLHTSMTPRIVQWNEDARGTIVDEFSAPVIPLPYAAYGETAGNLFCSESGLDSSKL
- the urtB gene encoding urea ABC transporter permease subunit UrtB gives rise to the protein MLDTILIGLSLGSILLLVALGLSIIYGSMGVINMAHGELVMIGAYSTVLAQIHMGLSLFAAIPLAFVVCFALGLLIEKFVVRRLYGRLFDTLLATWGVAILLQQAIRLEFGLSFFGIHIAGLGPGLQSVKVPDLLSEPIFIGEFLIQPYRAFIIIISILLAVITWLLMYKTRMGQQIRAIMRNKDMAAACGINVRKVNALTFAYGAGLAGVAGVMMSGFKTVMPDMGSSLVVDGFLVVVVGGVGSLVGTIVASGLLGQVNGIFAALSNDIIARAIVFGVVIAIIIWRPQGLLNYKGR
- the urtC gene encoding urea ABC transporter permease subunit UrtC, which translates into the protein MLKHDHLRIAAYAIFIVTVLSLPVFFDEFWLNRASKYLVYGMLGIAISLCWGYAGILNLGQGLFFGAGAYMLGMSLKLASPTSLQQGGAGPVPDFMLWNAEPGAVTDLCCINSGSYLWLPFQSQAFGFIMAIVLPVLLAFILGSVMFRKGVSGVFISIITLALVLLVRLLVVDAQALTGGFNGLTDLGGLTFGGYEFDPYSVATYYLAAVSLILILLGTRLLVNSRAGLVMQGIRDDENRAKYLGFDAAAYQTFFFCVSAAISGFAGLLYVVTSEFVSPTFMDLAFSISMVIWAAVGGRGSLLGACIGAIVINMLGATISESEVFVESWQAIVGLFFVLVVLFMPNGMAGVVHGWCRRLTTKSSKSEIGGQLQ
- the urtD gene encoding urea ABC transporter ATP-binding protein UrtD; translation: MTESNYDLVIDGVGVNFSGFQAVSNFSMVVKQGEMRVLLGANGAGKTTLMDMICGKTESTEGRIFIGDTEITNKPPHTIARMGVGRKFQIPSVFKKLTVRQNLSVAAMKNTSVFANLGSLKRCIHLDKLEETLELINLTRRADELAGNLSHGETQWLELGLLVILNPKIILLDEPTAGMTADETLKTSRIVNDLKGRHTIVAVEHDMAFVREIADKITVMHQGKFLAEGRIGDIEKSQAVKDAYLGSGGIA
- the urtE gene encoding urea ABC transporter ATP-binding subunit UrtE, with product MLELHSINSYYGGSHILHDINLKIKKGAIFSVLGRNGVGKSTLLKTLVGLTSSTEGKLLLNDEDLSRQPTFARARAGIGYVPQGREIIPDFSVRENILMGCFADPKSKPVIPDLVSELFPYLMENLGRAGGLLSGGQQQQLAIARAIATNPQILLLDEPTEGIQPNIVEQIEECILTLNKELGLTIILVEQNVRFAQRVSDQFLILDNGRVVAAGMGKTLTDELVQKHLTI
- the ureE gene encoding urease accessory protein UreE; its protein translation is MLVISNIVGSANDIELSERLHQLSHHGVIETIRISAADTSRSRQRVTTDHGTSCGIALPRQVKLYNGAVLHIDEERAVVLRVNEEHWLRLSPTSNSCALVLGYNAGNLHWRVRFDGTDLLVALEGPAQNYLDRILPLIESGEVKVELPDGI
- a CDS encoding urease accessory protein UreF, with product MEKEQALLLSTLSLLQFGDSQFPSGSFAFSGGLEALFNDQKIRTPAEVMDFISAQLQQRWDSLDRVALCRCYRLGDDLDAISAIDHEVDAMTLAAGLRVGSCRNGAALLSTHARLETRNSAEYRRRIQSGQSPGHIAVIQGLLWAHCGLSEIQSQAASAHAICSDLLGAAMRLGKLGHLHAQLIRQQLTPVIATLLEVPVSDHTEMHSYLPATEIAAMRHESSKLRLFSN
- a CDS encoding urease subunit beta — its product is MYLTPTELERLTIYTAAKLSQERRERGLKLSYPEATAIIANEILEGARDGRSVADLISHGSTILNTDDVQLGVSQMMNMLQVEGVFPDGTKLVTVHDPIRPGKEAIPENSVFPGELFPAEGRIEINAGRKTITMSALNTADRPIQIGSHYHFFEANKALQFDRESAFGMRLDIPAGTAVRFEPGQDKEVTLCEFGGNKEIYGLNNLTNGKISDKSVRVAALKKAKDNSFLGA
- the ureC gene encoding urease subunit alpha gives rise to the protein MATMSRREYAEMYGPTTGDGIRLGDTSLIAEVEHDFTVYGDECLHGGGKTLRDGMGMTSGLNSEDGTLDMLICNALVIDPVVGIVKGDIGIKDGKIVAIGKAGNPAVMDGVDPRLLVGQATAVRDAEGLIATPGGIDVHVHFDSAQICDHAIASGITTLFGGSLGPITVGIDCGGVFNVGKMLQAAEAFPVNFGFLGRGNSCKPRALYDQIEGGCVGLKIHEDWGATPATIDTCLTVADELDFQVQLHTDTLNESGFVENTLAAIKGRTIHMYHTEGAGGGHAPDIISVVQHTNCLPSSTNPTNPFTVNTFDEHLDMTMVCHHLNPAIPEDVAFAESRIRAQTIAAEDVLHDIGAISMLGSDSQGMGRINEVITRTWQLASKMKDQRGRLETETSRIGDNERIKRYIAKYTINAAKSFGVDAHVGSLEPGKMADVVLWKPAMFGVKPELIVKGGFIAFGAMGDSAASLMTCEPIMLRPQWGAFGIASQNLSANFVNPLAIEKGLAEKLNLKKKLLPATGTRNLQKSDMLHNDLCPEMRVDPQTFDVFVNGELATCEPATELPLTQRYMLR